In Zingiber officinale cultivar Zhangliang chromosome 11B, Zo_v1.1, whole genome shotgun sequence, a single window of DNA contains:
- the LOC122034774 gene encoding cellulose synthase-like protein E6 isoform X1, which yields MAEASGHRPLFSTQSASGRTVYKLFASSMLVSICLVLIYRVSHAPEAGESGRWAWFGMLAAELWFSFYWIITQSVRWYPVYRTTFKDRLSQLEEAELPCVDIFVCTADPVAEPPAMVVSTVLSLMAYDYPPEKLSVYLSDDSGSELTFYATCEAAQFAKRWLPFCRRHRVEPRSPAAYFAGSAGASDDKEHSDMKNLFREMESRIDAVSILGKVPKEQKTHKGFSEWTSEMTSKNHQPIVQILIDSREETSVDIDGIVLPTLVYMAREKRPQHHHNFKAGAMNALVTTQNLRTSKTTELIILMISTLVSTQLRVSSVISNSPIILNADCDMYSNNSQSIRDALCFVMDEQQGHDVAFVQFPQCYENITKNDLYANALKVLSGVEFIGLDGLGGPLYIGTGCFHRRNALCGTKYTTEYKEDWKRRTKMENRETVSILEDRAKSLATCIYELNTQWGKEIGLAYGCVVEDVITGLMIQCRGWRSVYFNPERKGFLGVAPTTLPQTLVQHKRWSEGDLQIVLSKYCPLFYGHGKLKLGHRIGYCIYCLWAPNSIPTLFYLTIPSLFLLKGVSLFPEASSPWFVSFAYVAAAKNAYSLVESLISGDTLVGWWNIQRMWMLKRTTSYLFATIDNMLALVGASKAGFVITAKVAEADDSAKRYEREVMEFGTTASAGVMFVIIGTTALINLACLVVGLQRAVADQAFGGLLMQNVICGLVVALNLPIYEAMFLRKDEGRMSSSTVFASAGLTVLACALPVL from the exons ATGGCAGAGGCTAGTGGCCATCGCCCTCTCTTCTCCACCCAGTCGGCCAGCGGAAGGACTGTTTACAAGCTCTTCGCCAGCTCCATGCTCGTAAGCATTTGCCTGGTTTTAATCTACAGAGTGAGTCACGCACCCGAAGCAGGAGAAAGCGGACGGTGGGCATGGTTTGGGATGCTCGCGGCGGAGCTCTGGTTCAGCTTCTACTGGATTATCACTCAGTCCGTGCGCTGGTACCCGGTCTACCGCACCACCTTCAAGGACAGGCTCTCGCAGTT AGAGGAAGCGGAATTGCCCTGCGTGGACATCTTCGTGTGCACCGCCGACCCGGTCGCGGAGCCGCCGGCGATGGTAGTCTCCACCGTGCTGTCTCTGATGGCGTACGACTACCCGCCCGAGAAGCTGAGCGTGTACCTCTCAGACGACAGCGGGTCGGAGTTGACGTTCTACGCCACTTGTGAGGCCGCGCAGTTCGCGAAGCGTTGGCTTCCGTTCTGTCGGAGACACCGGGTAGAGCCGAGATCGCCGGCGGCGTATTTTGCAGGATCCGCTGGGGCTTCTGACGACAAGGAACACTCGGACATGAAG AATCTATTCAGAGAAATGGAAAGTCGAATAGATGCAGTATCAATTCTTGGAaaagtaccaaaagaacaaaaAACACACAAAGGATTCTCGGAATGGACCTCAGAGATGACATCCAAGAATCATCAACCTATCGTTCAG ATTTTAATTGATAGCAGAGAGGAAACCTCAGTCGACATCGATGGAATTGTGCTACCCACCCTGGTGTACATGGCACGGGAGAAGAGACCGCAGCACCATCACAATTTCAAAGCCGGCGCCATGAATGCTCTGGTAACAACTCAAAACCTTCGAACAAGCAAAACCACAGAATTGATCATTTTGATGATTTCAACTCTTGTATCTACTCAGTTAAGGGTGTCCTCAGTGATAAGCAACAGTCCGATCATCCTCAACGCCGACTGCGACATGTATTCAAACAATTCGCAGTCGATCCGAGACGCCCTTTGCTTCGTCATGGATGAACAGCAAGGCCATGATGTAGCCTTTGTGCAATTTCCTCAGTGCTATGAAAATATCACCAAGAACGACTTGTATGCCAATGCCTTGAAAGTCCTCTCTGGG GTGGAATTTATTGGGCTGGATGGCTTGGGAGGACCTCTGTACATTGGAACTGGTTGCTTCCATAGAAGAAATGCTCTCTGTGGAACCAAGTACACTACGGAGTACAAGGAAGACTGGAAAAGAAGAACAAAGATGGAGAACAGAGAAACTGTCTCGATCCTGGAAGACAGAGCAAAGTCGCTCGCCACTTGCATCTATGAACTCAACACACAATGGGGCAAAGAG ATAGGATTGGCGTATGGATGCGTGGTGGAGGACGTTATCACAGGACTAATGATTCAGTGCAGGGGCTGGCGATCCGTCTACTTTAATCCCGAGAGAAAAGGCTTCTTAGGAGTTGCACCCACGACGTTACCACAGACACTGGTGCAGCACAAAAGATGGAGCGAGGGTGATCTCCAAATCGTCCTCTCCAAGTACTGCCCTCTGTTCTACGgccatgggaagctcaagctcggACATCGAATTGGCTACTGCATCTACTGTCTGTGGGCTCCCAACTCCATCCCCACTCTGTTCTATCTCACAATCCCGTCTCTGTTCCTCCTCAAAGGCGTCTCGTTGTTCCCGGAGGCATCCAGTCCATGGTTCGTTTCCTTCGCCTACGTCGCCGCGGCTAAAAATGCCTACAGTCTTGTTGAATCCTTGATCAGCGGCGATACGTTGGTGGGGTGGTGGAACATCCAGAGGATGTGGATGCTGAAGAGGACGACTTCATACCTCTTCGCCACCATCGATAACATGCTGGCGCTGGTGGGGGCTTCCAAGGCGGGGTTCGTGATCACGGCGAAGGTGGCCGAGGCTGACGACAGTGCGAAGAGGTACGAGCGGGAGGTGATGGAGTTCGGAACGACGGCGTCGGCGGGGGTGATGTTTGTGATAATTGGGACGACGGCGTTGATCAATCTGGCGTGCTTGGTTGTTGGATTGCAGAGGGCAGTTGCGGATCAGGCGTTTGGAGGGCTCTTGATGCAGAATGTAATATGTGGGTTGGTGGTGGCGTTGAATCTGCCGATCTACGAGGCGATGTTCTTGAGGAAGGATGAGGGGAGGATGTCGTCATCAACAGTGTTTGCTTCTGCGGGATTGACTGTGTTAGCTTGTGCTCTGCCGGTgctgtag
- the LOC122034774 gene encoding cellulose synthase-like protein E6 isoform X2, with translation MAEASGHRPLFSTQSASGRTVYKLFASSMLVSICLVLIYRVSHAPEAGESGRWAWFGMLAAELWFSFYWIITQSVRWYPVYRTTFKDRLSQLEEAELPCVDIFVCTADPVAEPPAMVVSTVLSLMAYDYPPEKLSVYLSDDSGSELTFYATCEAAQFAKRWLPFCRRHRVEPRSPAAYFAGSAGASDDKEHSDMKVGHVLFGFICKNLKFLSFQNLFREMESRIDAVSILGKVPKEQKTHKGFSEWTSEMTSKNHQPIVQILIDSREETSVDIDGIVLPTLVYMAREKRPQHHHNFKAGAMNALLRVSSVISNSPIILNADCDMYSNNSQSIRDALCFVMDEQQGHDVAFVQFPQCYENITKNDLYANALKVLSGVEFIGLDGLGGPLYIGTGCFHRRNALCGTKYTTEYKEDWKRRTKMENRETVSILEDRAKSLATCIYELNTQWGKEIGLAYGCVVEDVITGLMIQCRGWRSVYFNPERKGFLGVAPTTLPQTLVQHKRWSEGDLQIVLSKYCPLFYGHGKLKLGHRIGYCIYCLWAPNSIPTLFYLTIPSLFLLKGVSLFPEASSPWFVSFAYVAAAKNAYSLVESLISGDTLVGWWNIQRMWMLKRTTSYLFATIDNMLALVGASKAGFVITAKVAEADDSAKRYEREVMEFGTTASAGVMFVIIGTTALINLACLVVGLQRAVADQAFGGLLMQNVICGLVVALNLPIYEAMFLRKDEGRMSSSTVFASAGLTVLACALPVL, from the exons ATGGCAGAGGCTAGTGGCCATCGCCCTCTCTTCTCCACCCAGTCGGCCAGCGGAAGGACTGTTTACAAGCTCTTCGCCAGCTCCATGCTCGTAAGCATTTGCCTGGTTTTAATCTACAGAGTGAGTCACGCACCCGAAGCAGGAGAAAGCGGACGGTGGGCATGGTTTGGGATGCTCGCGGCGGAGCTCTGGTTCAGCTTCTACTGGATTATCACTCAGTCCGTGCGCTGGTACCCGGTCTACCGCACCACCTTCAAGGACAGGCTCTCGCAGTT AGAGGAAGCGGAATTGCCCTGCGTGGACATCTTCGTGTGCACCGCCGACCCGGTCGCGGAGCCGCCGGCGATGGTAGTCTCCACCGTGCTGTCTCTGATGGCGTACGACTACCCGCCCGAGAAGCTGAGCGTGTACCTCTCAGACGACAGCGGGTCGGAGTTGACGTTCTACGCCACTTGTGAGGCCGCGCAGTTCGCGAAGCGTTGGCTTCCGTTCTGTCGGAGACACCGGGTAGAGCCGAGATCGCCGGCGGCGTATTTTGCAGGATCCGCTGGGGCTTCTGACGACAAGGAACACTCGGACATGAAGGTAGGACATGTTCTGTTCGGATTCATTTGTAAGAATCTCAAGTTTTTGTCGTTTCAGAATCTATTCAGAGAAATGGAAAGTCGAATAGATGCAGTATCAATTCTTGGAaaagtaccaaaagaacaaaaAACACACAAAGGATTCTCGGAATGGACCTCAGAGATGACATCCAAGAATCATCAACCTATCGTTCAG ATTTTAATTGATAGCAGAGAGGAAACCTCAGTCGACATCGATGGAATTGTGCTACCCACCCTGGTGTACATGGCACGGGAGAAGAGACCGCAGCACCATCACAATTTCAAAGCCGGCGCCATGAATGCTCTG TTAAGGGTGTCCTCAGTGATAAGCAACAGTCCGATCATCCTCAACGCCGACTGCGACATGTATTCAAACAATTCGCAGTCGATCCGAGACGCCCTTTGCTTCGTCATGGATGAACAGCAAGGCCATGATGTAGCCTTTGTGCAATTTCCTCAGTGCTATGAAAATATCACCAAGAACGACTTGTATGCCAATGCCTTGAAAGTCCTCTCTGGG GTGGAATTTATTGGGCTGGATGGCTTGGGAGGACCTCTGTACATTGGAACTGGTTGCTTCCATAGAAGAAATGCTCTCTGTGGAACCAAGTACACTACGGAGTACAAGGAAGACTGGAAAAGAAGAACAAAGATGGAGAACAGAGAAACTGTCTCGATCCTGGAAGACAGAGCAAAGTCGCTCGCCACTTGCATCTATGAACTCAACACACAATGGGGCAAAGAG ATAGGATTGGCGTATGGATGCGTGGTGGAGGACGTTATCACAGGACTAATGATTCAGTGCAGGGGCTGGCGATCCGTCTACTTTAATCCCGAGAGAAAAGGCTTCTTAGGAGTTGCACCCACGACGTTACCACAGACACTGGTGCAGCACAAAAGATGGAGCGAGGGTGATCTCCAAATCGTCCTCTCCAAGTACTGCCCTCTGTTCTACGgccatgggaagctcaagctcggACATCGAATTGGCTACTGCATCTACTGTCTGTGGGCTCCCAACTCCATCCCCACTCTGTTCTATCTCACAATCCCGTCTCTGTTCCTCCTCAAAGGCGTCTCGTTGTTCCCGGAGGCATCCAGTCCATGGTTCGTTTCCTTCGCCTACGTCGCCGCGGCTAAAAATGCCTACAGTCTTGTTGAATCCTTGATCAGCGGCGATACGTTGGTGGGGTGGTGGAACATCCAGAGGATGTGGATGCTGAAGAGGACGACTTCATACCTCTTCGCCACCATCGATAACATGCTGGCGCTGGTGGGGGCTTCCAAGGCGGGGTTCGTGATCACGGCGAAGGTGGCCGAGGCTGACGACAGTGCGAAGAGGTACGAGCGGGAGGTGATGGAGTTCGGAACGACGGCGTCGGCGGGGGTGATGTTTGTGATAATTGGGACGACGGCGTTGATCAATCTGGCGTGCTTGGTTGTTGGATTGCAGAGGGCAGTTGCGGATCAGGCGTTTGGAGGGCTCTTGATGCAGAATGTAATATGTGGGTTGGTGGTGGCGTTGAATCTGCCGATCTACGAGGCGATGTTCTTGAGGAAGGATGAGGGGAGGATGTCGTCATCAACAGTGTTTGCTTCTGCGGGATTGACTGTGTTAGCTTGTGCTCTGCCGGTgctgtag
- the LOC122034774 gene encoding cellulose synthase-like protein E6 isoform X4 has product MAEASGHRPLFSTQSASGRTVYKLFASSMLVSICLVLIYRVSHAPEAGESGRWAWFGMLAAELWFSFYWIITQSVRWYPVYRTTFKDRLSQLEEAELPCVDIFVCTADPAAYFAGSAGASDDKEHSDMKNLFREMESRIDAVSILGKVPKEQKTHKGFSEWTSEMTSKNHQPIVQILIDSREETSVDIDGIVLPTLVYMAREKRPQHHHNFKAGAMNALLRVSSVISNSPIILNADCDMYSNNSQSIRDALCFVMDEQQGHDVAFVQFPQCYENITKNDLYANALKVLSGVEFIGLDGLGGPLYIGTGCFHRRNALCGTKYTTEYKEDWKRRTKMENRETVSILEDRAKSLATCIYELNTQWGKEIGLAYGCVVEDVITGLMIQCRGWRSVYFNPERKGFLGVAPTTLPQTLVQHKRWSEGDLQIVLSKYCPLFYGHGKLKLGHRIGYCIYCLWAPNSIPTLFYLTIPSLFLLKGVSLFPEASSPWFVSFAYVAAAKNAYSLVESLISGDTLVGWWNIQRMWMLKRTTSYLFATIDNMLALVGASKAGFVITAKVAEADDSAKRYEREVMEFGTTASAGVMFVIIGTTALINLACLVVGLQRAVADQAFGGLLMQNVICGLVVALNLPIYEAMFLRKDEGRMSSSTVFASAGLTVLACALPVL; this is encoded by the exons ATGGCAGAGGCTAGTGGCCATCGCCCTCTCTTCTCCACCCAGTCGGCCAGCGGAAGGACTGTTTACAAGCTCTTCGCCAGCTCCATGCTCGTAAGCATTTGCCTGGTTTTAATCTACAGAGTGAGTCACGCACCCGAAGCAGGAGAAAGCGGACGGTGGGCATGGTTTGGGATGCTCGCGGCGGAGCTCTGGTTCAGCTTCTACTGGATTATCACTCAGTCCGTGCGCTGGTACCCGGTCTACCGCACCACCTTCAAGGACAGGCTCTCGCAGTT AGAGGAAGCGGAATTGCCCTGCGTGGACATCTTCGTGTGCACCGCCGAC CCGGCGGCGTATTTTGCAGGATCCGCTGGGGCTTCTGACGACAAGGAACACTCGGACATGAAG AATCTATTCAGAGAAATGGAAAGTCGAATAGATGCAGTATCAATTCTTGGAaaagtaccaaaagaacaaaaAACACACAAAGGATTCTCGGAATGGACCTCAGAGATGACATCCAAGAATCATCAACCTATCGTTCAG ATTTTAATTGATAGCAGAGAGGAAACCTCAGTCGACATCGATGGAATTGTGCTACCCACCCTGGTGTACATGGCACGGGAGAAGAGACCGCAGCACCATCACAATTTCAAAGCCGGCGCCATGAATGCTCTG TTAAGGGTGTCCTCAGTGATAAGCAACAGTCCGATCATCCTCAACGCCGACTGCGACATGTATTCAAACAATTCGCAGTCGATCCGAGACGCCCTTTGCTTCGTCATGGATGAACAGCAAGGCCATGATGTAGCCTTTGTGCAATTTCCTCAGTGCTATGAAAATATCACCAAGAACGACTTGTATGCCAATGCCTTGAAAGTCCTCTCTGGG GTGGAATTTATTGGGCTGGATGGCTTGGGAGGACCTCTGTACATTGGAACTGGTTGCTTCCATAGAAGAAATGCTCTCTGTGGAACCAAGTACACTACGGAGTACAAGGAAGACTGGAAAAGAAGAACAAAGATGGAGAACAGAGAAACTGTCTCGATCCTGGAAGACAGAGCAAAGTCGCTCGCCACTTGCATCTATGAACTCAACACACAATGGGGCAAAGAG ATAGGATTGGCGTATGGATGCGTGGTGGAGGACGTTATCACAGGACTAATGATTCAGTGCAGGGGCTGGCGATCCGTCTACTTTAATCCCGAGAGAAAAGGCTTCTTAGGAGTTGCACCCACGACGTTACCACAGACACTGGTGCAGCACAAAAGATGGAGCGAGGGTGATCTCCAAATCGTCCTCTCCAAGTACTGCCCTCTGTTCTACGgccatgggaagctcaagctcggACATCGAATTGGCTACTGCATCTACTGTCTGTGGGCTCCCAACTCCATCCCCACTCTGTTCTATCTCACAATCCCGTCTCTGTTCCTCCTCAAAGGCGTCTCGTTGTTCCCGGAGGCATCCAGTCCATGGTTCGTTTCCTTCGCCTACGTCGCCGCGGCTAAAAATGCCTACAGTCTTGTTGAATCCTTGATCAGCGGCGATACGTTGGTGGGGTGGTGGAACATCCAGAGGATGTGGATGCTGAAGAGGACGACTTCATACCTCTTCGCCACCATCGATAACATGCTGGCGCTGGTGGGGGCTTCCAAGGCGGGGTTCGTGATCACGGCGAAGGTGGCCGAGGCTGACGACAGTGCGAAGAGGTACGAGCGGGAGGTGATGGAGTTCGGAACGACGGCGTCGGCGGGGGTGATGTTTGTGATAATTGGGACGACGGCGTTGATCAATCTGGCGTGCTTGGTTGTTGGATTGCAGAGGGCAGTTGCGGATCAGGCGTTTGGAGGGCTCTTGATGCAGAATGTAATATGTGGGTTGGTGGTGGCGTTGAATCTGCCGATCTACGAGGCGATGTTCTTGAGGAAGGATGAGGGGAGGATGTCGTCATCAACAGTGTTTGCTTCTGCGGGATTGACTGTGTTAGCTTGTGCTCTGCCGGTgctgtag
- the LOC122034774 gene encoding cellulose synthase-like protein E6 isoform X3, producing the protein MAEASGHRPLFSTQSASGRTVYKLFASSMLVSICLVLIYRVSHAPEAGESGRWAWFGMLAAELWFSFYWIITQSVRWYPVYRTTFKDRLSQLEEAELPCVDIFVCTADPVAEPPAMVVSTVLSLMAYDYPPEKLSVYLSDDSGSELTFYATCEAAQFAKRWLPFCRRHRVEPRSPAAYFAGSAGASDDKEHSDMKNLFREMESRIDAVSILGKVPKEQKTHKGFSEWTSEMTSKNHQPIVQILIDSREETSVDIDGIVLPTLVYMAREKRPQHHHNFKAGAMNALLRVSSVISNSPIILNADCDMYSNNSQSIRDALCFVMDEQQGHDVAFVQFPQCYENITKNDLYANALKVLSGVEFIGLDGLGGPLYIGTGCFHRRNALCGTKYTTEYKEDWKRRTKMENRETVSILEDRAKSLATCIYELNTQWGKEIGLAYGCVVEDVITGLMIQCRGWRSVYFNPERKGFLGVAPTTLPQTLVQHKRWSEGDLQIVLSKYCPLFYGHGKLKLGHRIGYCIYCLWAPNSIPTLFYLTIPSLFLLKGVSLFPEASSPWFVSFAYVAAAKNAYSLVESLISGDTLVGWWNIQRMWMLKRTTSYLFATIDNMLALVGASKAGFVITAKVAEADDSAKRYEREVMEFGTTASAGVMFVIIGTTALINLACLVVGLQRAVADQAFGGLLMQNVICGLVVALNLPIYEAMFLRKDEGRMSSSTVFASAGLTVLACALPVL; encoded by the exons ATGGCAGAGGCTAGTGGCCATCGCCCTCTCTTCTCCACCCAGTCGGCCAGCGGAAGGACTGTTTACAAGCTCTTCGCCAGCTCCATGCTCGTAAGCATTTGCCTGGTTTTAATCTACAGAGTGAGTCACGCACCCGAAGCAGGAGAAAGCGGACGGTGGGCATGGTTTGGGATGCTCGCGGCGGAGCTCTGGTTCAGCTTCTACTGGATTATCACTCAGTCCGTGCGCTGGTACCCGGTCTACCGCACCACCTTCAAGGACAGGCTCTCGCAGTT AGAGGAAGCGGAATTGCCCTGCGTGGACATCTTCGTGTGCACCGCCGACCCGGTCGCGGAGCCGCCGGCGATGGTAGTCTCCACCGTGCTGTCTCTGATGGCGTACGACTACCCGCCCGAGAAGCTGAGCGTGTACCTCTCAGACGACAGCGGGTCGGAGTTGACGTTCTACGCCACTTGTGAGGCCGCGCAGTTCGCGAAGCGTTGGCTTCCGTTCTGTCGGAGACACCGGGTAGAGCCGAGATCGCCGGCGGCGTATTTTGCAGGATCCGCTGGGGCTTCTGACGACAAGGAACACTCGGACATGAAG AATCTATTCAGAGAAATGGAAAGTCGAATAGATGCAGTATCAATTCTTGGAaaagtaccaaaagaacaaaaAACACACAAAGGATTCTCGGAATGGACCTCAGAGATGACATCCAAGAATCATCAACCTATCGTTCAG ATTTTAATTGATAGCAGAGAGGAAACCTCAGTCGACATCGATGGAATTGTGCTACCCACCCTGGTGTACATGGCACGGGAGAAGAGACCGCAGCACCATCACAATTTCAAAGCCGGCGCCATGAATGCTCTG TTAAGGGTGTCCTCAGTGATAAGCAACAGTCCGATCATCCTCAACGCCGACTGCGACATGTATTCAAACAATTCGCAGTCGATCCGAGACGCCCTTTGCTTCGTCATGGATGAACAGCAAGGCCATGATGTAGCCTTTGTGCAATTTCCTCAGTGCTATGAAAATATCACCAAGAACGACTTGTATGCCAATGCCTTGAAAGTCCTCTCTGGG GTGGAATTTATTGGGCTGGATGGCTTGGGAGGACCTCTGTACATTGGAACTGGTTGCTTCCATAGAAGAAATGCTCTCTGTGGAACCAAGTACACTACGGAGTACAAGGAAGACTGGAAAAGAAGAACAAAGATGGAGAACAGAGAAACTGTCTCGATCCTGGAAGACAGAGCAAAGTCGCTCGCCACTTGCATCTATGAACTCAACACACAATGGGGCAAAGAG ATAGGATTGGCGTATGGATGCGTGGTGGAGGACGTTATCACAGGACTAATGATTCAGTGCAGGGGCTGGCGATCCGTCTACTTTAATCCCGAGAGAAAAGGCTTCTTAGGAGTTGCACCCACGACGTTACCACAGACACTGGTGCAGCACAAAAGATGGAGCGAGGGTGATCTCCAAATCGTCCTCTCCAAGTACTGCCCTCTGTTCTACGgccatgggaagctcaagctcggACATCGAATTGGCTACTGCATCTACTGTCTGTGGGCTCCCAACTCCATCCCCACTCTGTTCTATCTCACAATCCCGTCTCTGTTCCTCCTCAAAGGCGTCTCGTTGTTCCCGGAGGCATCCAGTCCATGGTTCGTTTCCTTCGCCTACGTCGCCGCGGCTAAAAATGCCTACAGTCTTGTTGAATCCTTGATCAGCGGCGATACGTTGGTGGGGTGGTGGAACATCCAGAGGATGTGGATGCTGAAGAGGACGACTTCATACCTCTTCGCCACCATCGATAACATGCTGGCGCTGGTGGGGGCTTCCAAGGCGGGGTTCGTGATCACGGCGAAGGTGGCCGAGGCTGACGACAGTGCGAAGAGGTACGAGCGGGAGGTGATGGAGTTCGGAACGACGGCGTCGGCGGGGGTGATGTTTGTGATAATTGGGACGACGGCGTTGATCAATCTGGCGTGCTTGGTTGTTGGATTGCAGAGGGCAGTTGCGGATCAGGCGTTTGGAGGGCTCTTGATGCAGAATGTAATATGTGGGTTGGTGGTGGCGTTGAATCTGCCGATCTACGAGGCGATGTTCTTGAGGAAGGATGAGGGGAGGATGTCGTCATCAACAGTGTTTGCTTCTGCGGGATTGACTGTGTTAGCTTGTGCTCTGCCGGTgctgtag